A genome region from Meleagris gallopavo isolate NT-WF06-2002-E0010 breed Aviagen turkey brand Nicholas breeding stock chromosome 7, Turkey_5.1, whole genome shotgun sequence includes the following:
- the TFCP2L1 gene encoding transcription factor CP2-like protein 1, with protein sequence IVCFRDVLALPIFKQEEPQLSPENEAKLPPFQYVLCTATSPAVKLHEETLTYLNQGQSYEIRLLENRKLGEFQDLNTKYVKSIIRVVFHDRRLQYTEHQQLEGWRWSRPGDRILDIDIPLSVGILDPRASPTQLNTVEFLWDPSKRASAFIQVHCISTEFTPRKHGGEKGVPFRVQIDTFKQNENGEYTEHLHSASCQIKVFKPKGADRKQKTDREKMEKKTTQEKEKYQPSYETTILTECSPWPDLPYQMNSAPSPSYNSSPNSFNLGDGNSSPTHQVELLPPSNDHLLPSASIQDAQQWLHRNRFSPFCRLFSSFSGADLLKMSKEDFVQICGPADGIRLFNAIKGRNVRPKMTIYVCQEPEQNRSHLHQKRENGDGSLCVYHAIFLEELTTLELMEKIANLYSISPQQINRIYRQGPTGIHVLVSNEMVQNFQDESCFVISTLKAESNDGYHIILK encoded by the exons ATTGTGTGTTTCAGAGATGTCCTTGCGCTGCCGATCTTCAAGCAGGAGGAACCACAGCTGTCTCCTGAGAATGAAGCCAAACTGCCTCCCTTTCAGTACGTCCTCTGCACAGCCACATCCCCTGCTGTGAAGCTGCACGAAGAAACCCTGACCTACCTCAACCAAG GTCAGTCTTATGAAATCCGTCTACTTGAGAATAGGAAATTGGGAGAGTTTCAAGATTTAAACACAAAATATGTAAAG AGCATAATTCGTGTAGTTTTCCATGACCGACGCCTGCAATACACAGAGCATCAGCAGCTGGAGGGCTGGAGGTGGAGTCGGCCTGGGGACCGCATCCTTGATATAG ATATTCCGCTGTCAGTTGGAATCTTGGATCCCAGGGCCAGCCCCACGCAGTTGAACACCGTTGAATTTCTGTGGGATCCATCAAAGAGAGCCTCAGCATTCATTCAG gTGCATTGTATCAGCACAGAATTTACTCCACGGAAACATGGAGGAGAGAAAGGGGTGCCTTTCCGAGTGCAAATCGACACCTTTAAGCAGAATGAAAATGGTGAATACACAGAACATTTGCATTCTGCCAGCTGCCAGATCAAGGTGTTCAAG CCTAAAGGagcagacagaaaacagaagactgacagggaaaaaatggagaagaagaCCACCCAAGAGAAGGAGAAGTATCAGCCTTCCTATGAGACAACTATTCTCACAGAg TGCTCTCCTTGGCCAGATCTGCCTTATCAAATGAACAGTGCTCCATCTCCAAGCTACAACAGTTCTCCAAACAGTTTCAACCTTGGAGATGG caACAGTTCTCCAACCCACCAAGTGGAGCTCCTGCCTCCCAGCAATGAT catctccttccttctgcttctaTTCAAGATGCCCAGCAGTGGCTTCATCGTAATAGGTTCTCTCCATTCTGTAGACTCTTCTCAAGTTTTTCTG GTGCTGACTTACTGAAGATGTCCAAAGAAGATTTTGTTCAAATCTGTGGGCCTGCTGATGGAATTCGGCTGTTTAATGCAATCAAAGGAAG AAATGTAAGGCCCAAGATGACAATTTATGTCTGTCAAGAACCAGAGCAAAACAGATCCCATCTCCACCAAAAACGAGAGAATGGAGATGGCAGTCTTTGTG TATATCATGCAATCTTCTTGGAAGAGCTGACCACCTTGGAATTAATGGAGAAGATTGCAAACTTGTACAGCATTTCTCCTCAGCAGATAAATCGAATCTATCGtcagggacccacagggatccATGTATTAGTGAGCAATGAG aTGGTGCAAAACTTCCAGGATGAATCTTGTTTCGTTATCAGCACATTAAAAG CTGAAAGCAATGATGGCTAccacatcattttaaaatga